A portion of the Oreochromis niloticus isolate F11D_XX linkage group LG10, O_niloticus_UMD_NMBU, whole genome shotgun sequence genome contains these proteins:
- the LOC100710618 gene encoding N-acetyllactosaminide beta-1,3-N-acetylglucosaminyltransferase 3 yields MLRFLKQTTFVTTTLLVVTGFLLTVAIFCKNMADSQDSLLEEIRSDHVIKPPQITPTHHFSWSRCQQNMSVASIKNFSALPDHIKDFLYYRHCRHFPMLLDIPDKCGGAEGSSDVFLLLVIKSSPVNYDRREVLRKTWAKEKLHNGVWIQRLFISGTTGVGFEKKRLNTLLKLEQRENNDILQWDFNDSFFNLTLKQILFLEWMERNCPHVRFLLNGDDDVFVNTDNMVDYLLQLKDNDGRKHLFTGWVIRYVGPIRESWSKYYVPVQVYESNSYPPYCSGGGYILSGYTALVIYNMSHSITVLPIDDVYLGMCLAKAGLSPESHGAVRINGLHVPSTTADDYDPCYYRGTLLVHRFLSAKMYYMWNKIHDPNLKCFASG; encoded by the exons ATGTTAAG ATTTTTAAAACAGACCACCTTTGTCACCACCACCTTGCTGGTGGTGACTGGCTTTCTCCTGACCGTTGCTATTTTCTGTAAAAATATGGCAGACTCCCAAGATTCACTTCTCGAAGAAATCAGGAGCGATCATGTCATTAAGCCACCCCAAATCACTCCAACTCATCATTTTTCCTGGTCAAGATGTCAACAAAACATGTCTGTTGCTAGCATTAAGAACTTCAGCGCTCTTCCTGATCATATAAAAGACTTTCTGTACTATCGCCACTGTCGACATTTCCCCATGCTGCTGGACATTCCTGATAAGTGTGGAGGAGCTGAAGGGTCCTcggatgtttttcttttgctggtCATTAAAAGCTCTCCTGTGAACTACGACCGCCGAGAAGTACTGCGCAAAACCTGGGCTAAGGAGAAATTGCACAATGGTGTGTGGATCCAAAGGCTTTTTATCTCAGGAACAACGGGTGTTGGTTTTGAGAAAAAGAGACTGAACACACTCCTTAAACTAGAGCAACGTGAGAACAATGATATTCTTCAGTGGGACTTTAATGACTCATTCTTCAACCTCACCTTGAAGCAAATACTCTTTCTTGAATGGATGGAGAGAAACTGTCCACATGTTCGCTTCCTGCTAAACGGCGATGATGATGTCTTTGTCAACACAGACAACATGGTTGACTATCTACTACAACTTAAGGACAATGATGGACGGAAACACCTCTTTACTGGCTGGGTGATCCGATATGTTGGCCCTATTCGAGAAAGCTGGAGTAAATATTATGTTCCAGTTCAGGTGTATGAGTCAAACTCATATCCTCCTTACTGTAGTGGTGGGGGTTACATTTTATCTGGCTACACAGCTTTGGTTATATACAATATGTCCCACTCTATCACTGTTCTTCCCATTGATGATGTTTACTTAGGAATGTGTTTGGCCAAAGCAGGACTTTCCCCAGAGTCACATGGTGCAGTGAGGATAAATGGACTTCACGTTCCTTCCACTACAGCTGATGACTATGACCCTTGTTATTATAGAGGAACTCTACTTGTTcacagattcctttcagcaaaaATGTACTACATGTGGAACAAGATACATGACCCTAATCTGAAATGCTTTGCTAgtggctaa